Proteins encoded within one genomic window of Gemmatimonadales bacterium:
- a CDS encoding integrase core domain-containing protein, whose amino-acid sequence MGADLATAAQVLAQLRAWIADYNGVAPHSALGYQSPQQYRHAQSLAGEISAPKVPHELGY is encoded by the coding sequence GTGGGGGCGGACCTCGCGACCGCCGCGCAAGTGCTGGCCCAGCTCCGCGCGTGGATAGCGGATTACAACGGCGTCGCGCCGCACTCCGCGCTCGGGTACCAGTCACCCCAGCAATACCGGCACGCGCAGTCCCTAGCAGGTGAGATCAGTGCGCCCAAAGTGCCTCACGAATTGGGGTACTAA